From a single Pseudorasbora parva isolate DD20220531a chromosome 17, ASM2467924v1, whole genome shotgun sequence genomic region:
- the tuba4l gene encoding tubulin, alpha 4 like, with amino-acid sequence MRECISIHIGQAGIQMGNACWELYCLEHGFQPDGTIVNDGSSLVDSSFGTFFSETGAGKYVPRAVFIDLEPTVVDEIRNGHYRQLYHPEQLISGKEDAANNYARGHYTIGKEIVDSVLDRMRKMADQCTGLQGFLIFHSFGGGTGSGFTSLLMERLSVDYGKKSKLEFSVYPAPQVSTAVVEPYNSILTTHTTLEHSDCSFMVDNEAIFDICKRNLDIERPSYNNLNRLIAQIVSSITASLRFDGALNVDLTEFQTNLVPYPRIHFPLVTYSPIISAEKAYHEQLSVPEITNACFEPANQMVKCDPRRGKYMACCLLYRGDVVPKDVNAAIANIKTRRSIQFVDWCPTGFKVGINYQPPTVVPGGDLAKVQRAVCMLSNTTAIAEAWGRLDHKFDLMYAKRAFVHWYVGEGMEEGEFSEAREDMSALEKDYEEVGADSTEDCDEEDEEY; translated from the exons ATG AGGGAGTGTATTTCCATACATATTGGTCAAGCAGGTATCCAGATGGGTAACGCTTGCTGGGAGTTATACTGTTTAGAGCATGGCTTCCAGCCAGATGGGACCATTGTTAATGATGGCAGCTCATTAGTAGACTCCTCTTTTGGCACTTTCTTCAGTGAAACCGGTGCTGGGAAGTACGTTCCTCGTGCAGTCTTCATTGATTTGGAGCCAACAGTTGTTG ATGAGATCCGTAACGGACACTATCGACAGCTGTACCACCCCGAGCAGCTCATCAGTGGCAAGGAGGATGCTGCCAATAATTACGCTCGTGGTCACTATACCATTGGCAAAGAGATCGTAGACTCTGTGCTTGACCGGATGCGCAAAATG GCGGACCAGTGCACCGGTCTGCAGGGGTTCCTGATCTTCCACAGTTTTGGTGGTGGAACAGGCTCTGGTTTCACATCTCTTCTGATGGAGCGACTGTCTGTTGATTATGGTAAAAAGTCCAAGTTGGAGTTCTCTGTGTATCCTGCCCCGCAAGTTAGCACTGCGGTGGTTGAGCCCTACAACTCGATCCTTACGACCCACACCACTCTCGAGCACTCGGACTGTTCCTTCATGGTGGATAACGAAGCCATCTTTGACATATGCAAACGCAACCTCGACATCGAGCGTCCCTCATACAACAACCTGAACCGGCTCATCGCCCAAATTGTGTCTTCCATTACTGCGTCACTGCGCTTCGACGGAGCCCTAAATGTCGACCTCACAGAGTTCCAGACCAACCTGGTCCCGTACCCTCGTATTCACTTTCCACTGGTCACCTACTCCCCTATCATTTCGGCAGAAAAGGCCTACCATGAGCAGCTCTCCGTACCGGAGATCACCAATGCCTGCTTCGAGCCAGCAAACCAGATGGTGAAGTGTGACCCTCGCCGAGGAAAATATATGGCCTGCTGTCTGCTGTACCGCGGTGACGTGGTTCCGAAAGATGTCAACGCTGCCATAGCCAACATTAAGACGCGGCGCTCCATCCAGTTTGTAGACTGGTGTCCCACGGGGTTTAAGGTTGGCATCAACTACCAGCCGCCCACTGTCGTGCCAGGAGGGGATCTGGCCAAAGTGCAGAGAGCTGTCTGCATGCTCAGCAACACCACTGCCATCGCAGAGGCATGGGGCCGCCTGGACCACAAGTTTGACCTGATGTATGCAAAGAGGGCTTTTGTTCACTGGTATGTGGGTGAAGGGATGGAGGAAGGAGAGTTCTCAGAGGCACGGGAAGACATGTCTGCCCTAGAGAAAGACTATGAGGAGGTTGGTGCTGATTCCACAGAGGACTGTGACGAAGAGGATGAAGAATATTGA